TTTGCACAAATGTGGACTAAACGTATATTTGtatgctttttaacattttttatataagaatatttaaGGACTGGTTGTTAGTATGCACATATGGGGTTAAATTGTTGTAATTAACCATGCTATCACTGGAGCAGGGGAGGTTTTCTCTATCCCCACCCATTTCACTACCTTTATAACTTGCACACTAAATAGTGCACcgttagcttgagaaagggtccggagggtcccgaaacgttgctctttgcttgtttatatgtacttgggcaaataaaataccattttttcacggcttgcatcttcagtgtgctactggatttttttgctgttggatattgacccccatgcaaggtgaggttcttccagtatttgcacctgatacccgtttgggtaagttaacagagggttgagctccccaatactgctattgctaaaTTTCAGAAGAGTGACATTTCCCTACCCGAAGCAgggcaacatcagaacactttcctcttcttcttctgaaATTCCCTCCCCGTCAGCAGTCGGGCCAGTTGGAAAGACTAAACCTACAGACGGCACCGGTGtttcatattttgaaaactagaaaTGACCATAAATGTAAAGTGCAGGAGTGCTCAGAAGATCCCTGCAAGCAATTTTACATTGATTTGTTTTGAGGactgacacatatatatatatactgtatatatatattcatatgtgAAACAGTATTTTGTGAATACTATTGGAACCCAGTACCTTCCTCTTCGTACCCAACTTGGACTCCAGTTGCCAATTGCAACTCCCTGCAATGCAAGCACCCCTTCCCCCAATCGCCCCGTTATCTGCGTTGTTAGTTTCCTTCAACGATACATATAACAGGAAATGATGAACAGGTCTCCATAAAGTGGCGCTTACCCTTTAGGCGGACTATAAACGAAGGATAATGAGAAATAAATGGTGCAATGCCTTACAAATAAGAGAAGGTCATTTAATCTCTTGTCTGATCTTGCTACAGTCCCCTTAGAAGAAACGGTTTGGAAGCAGGTCACTCATGGCCAGTGATTTCTTCTTGACCTGAGTTGCTACACGCctttaaggttcccatacatgggccgatccgcttgcttggcgatgtcgccaagcaagcggatcttctcccgatatccctcacCTACGTGGGGGCGATATAGGGacaatccaggctaattcggccctggggccaaacgatcgaattataacgacgggtataggaaaagtcgatccggggaccacatcaacgagccgttgtggtccccgatccgactagattttttaacctgcccgatcgagatccggacgatttcaggccagatatcggtcgggcaggcccatcgttagtgcccatacacgggccgattagcggccgaattggtctaagggaccaatattagcagctagaatcgacccgtgtatggggacctttactgtgctCCAATGGGCACCTTTTCATAAACACAGGTAACTGACACAACAGTGTTACTCTACTTTCAAAACATCTCACCTCACAATCAGCGTGACTAGTATAGTCTCAAAGTAGCCACTAGCTTTAGCAGGGAATCACCCCTTTCTTACTACAGGTCCCTATTTCTACCATTTGTGCAGCTGCCCGACATCCAACACTCTGCCCTCCCTGGCACTACTTCAGGTTCCCCACATTAATCTAAAGCCAAATACCTGAATCCCGGTTTCACCACAAGACACCATGGTTTTTCCCAATAAAGCCAAGGCTGCCCCATCTcactacaaaaggaatacatagcaCTAAGCAAATTAGGTAGAAGTCTTACCCATGGTAGTTAAGGGCCCAGACCTTCATCTCCATTTCTATTATATGAGCTTTGGGGTTCAGGAAATTTTTGGAACTCTAGAAACGTCCTTGCGGAAGGACCTAGCCAAGATCTACAGGGGGTTGTTGTCACCTACTGTCCAGAGTAGAAAATACAATTaactattttcctttttttttctttatgaatatacaggtatatgacccattatccagaatacttgggaccaagggtattccggataaggggtctttccgtaatttggatctccataccttaagtctactaaaaaatcaattaaccattaattaaaccctataggaatgttttgcatccaataaggattatttaaatcttagttgggatcaagtacaggtactgttttattattacagagaaaagggaatcatttaaccatgaaataaacccaatagggctgttctgcccccaataaggggtaattatatcttagttgggatcaagtacaggtactgttttattattacagagcaaagggaatcatttaaccattaaataaacccaatagggctgttctgtccccaataaggggtaattatatcttagttgggatcaagtacaggtactgttttattattacagagaaaagggaatcatttaaccattaaataaacccaatagggctgttctgtccccaataaggggtaattatatcttagttgggatcaagtacaggtactgttttattattacagagaaaagggaatcatttaaccattaaataaacccaataggactgttctgcccccaataaggggtaattatatcttagttgggatcaagtacaggtactgttttattattacagagaaaaagaaaatcagttttaaaattctgaattatttgattaaagagtctatgggagatgggctttgtATTGCCTCTATAACCCTTCTTTTGAAAAACAGTTGGTGATGTATTTTTCTAATTATAATGGATGAGACCaaatttattttcctttcttaAGGTTTTCATTTTGGAAgataaaaaaatggtaatttattCCCTGAAGTGATTCCGAGGGGGATGCGGCAGCCTGGGTGCCTGATCCCAATGCTCAGAAGAACCAAGATATCTAAGGACACAAGTCCTCTCTATTCTGTGGTTAACAAGCCCCATGGGTTATCCAATGAGAGTGTTTATATAAGTATCCCACCCTTTTCATTGCATATGTTTTACTTGAAGCCCTCAGATACATTTCATAGACAATAGTCAGCCCCAAGACTCAACCCTTTGAAAAATCACTGCTGAATTTATGGTTATCATTTCAGGGGACCACATCCAGGAACATATGTACCATTCAGACGGATCAAGCTTTGTTTTGATATCACATGGATCTCAGATGTACCCCTGTGCAACATATTATTGCCTTTCCAGACCTAAATTTCTGACTAAAACTACTGAAATAAAATGATCTGACAGTTAGTCAGGCTCTTTCCAAAAGCGGCAGAGCTGCTACTATGTATGGAGAGCAAATAGTCTACTTAGGTGCCCTGAAGTGATCCTTATAAGTGAGGATACATTGGAAGCAGAATAATGTATGTATAAAAGCTGCAATCACAACTATCTACCTAGACGTTCTCTTGAATACCATAGAATACCACTTGTATGTGGAAATATAGTCTGCTATAGAATTGAAAGTGAGTCTTTCAAGTGGAATTGGCTCCATACTGCTGAAAATAATACAATGGCTTTCACCCTCATTTCATAGCATCTAGTTGGGACAAATGTTTCTCTTTAGAACTAAATTCATTCTTTATTTAGTAAACTGAGGTGAGGTTGCAATAATGTGCCCACCCCCATctatatttttactttcattCAAACCCATCTGAAGAAATCACTGTTGAGTGCACATTTTGTAGCCCTGTGGCTAATTTGAAACtcacgatggaaaatcaaacaatTGTAGCGGAATTCACATTGATGGGAATATCTCACCTTCCAAAGCTTGAACACCAACTCTTCTTTATGTTTCTCCTTACTTATCTGATGACCATGAGTGGGAATCTTTTGATCCTGGTCCTCATCCTCACTGATAACCATCTTCACACCCCAATGTACTTATTTCTTGGACACCTGGCCGGCGTGGACATCTGCTATTCCCAAGTTACTTGCCCACGAATGCTCTTGGACTTCTACTCTGAGAAGAAAACCATATCCTACAGATCTTGCCTGACCCAAGCTTTTTTCTTCCTGTGTTTCGTTAGTTGTGAGTGCTTCTTGCTGgctgtgatgtcctatgacagatatgtTGCTGTTTGTCAGCCTCTGCAATATATACAAATCATGAGTTGGAAAAGATGTACCCAGCTCCTCACATTGATATGGACTTTAGGATCCAGTTACACTTTAGTGGAAATACTATTCACGTTGAGGTTGACATTTTGTGGTCCAAGCATCATCCACAATTTCTTTTGTGACCTTCCCCAGTTGTTGACTCTTTCATGTACAGATCCGTCCCTCAACATGCTCTTACTGTTTGTGTTGGGAGGGATATTATCATTCATTGTTTTCTTCATAACGTTCTTGccatatgtttatattttctaCACGGTACACAGGATAAGGTCAAAAAACCCAACTctcaaagccttctccacctgtatGTCCCACCTCACAGTGGTTTGTATTTTCTATGGAACCCTGTGCTTTGCCTACTTGCGCCCACGCTCAAGATATTTAGACGCAGATGTAGTTGTTTCCGTTGTGTACGCGGTGATTTCCCCTTTATTAAATCCCATCATCTACAGTCTGAGAAATGGGGAGATTAAACGTGCATTAGGAAGGGTAAAGTATTTACTCATTACTATTTACATGGAATAAACTGGGTTTATTCTCCACTGTTTTTATTAATGATTACTGGTTCATTTAAAAAGCATCAATATAAATCAAAAATAAATTTTGCGCATTTGAAGCAATTTGAGACCCATCAATGATTCCCTCACCCCCACCTTTTTCAGTAGAAAATTCTGTCACCTTTTATCCCTTTACGTTAAAGGGAttgatcactagtgatgagtgaatttttttggcaggcatggatttgcagcgaatttccgcatttcgccattggtgaattgttttgcaaaacttcggtgaaaatttgtcgcacagaatCAAAAAAGGCGGGGGCGCTTAAAAAAAGGCACTGTCAAAAAGTGTCAAAAAGGTGCAGTTGCATAAGAAAAACCTGCGGTcgagtcaaattgggcacagtcacggcaaaaaaaggcgcggtcatgtcaaaattgggcgtggccgcgtcaaaaaagcacgggcgacaaaaaatagacgcaggcgacaaaagaaaatCGCGTGACAaatgcgaattttcttgccattacgcaaattttatggtgaagcgaacgggacagattcgctcataactttTGATCACTTTTACAATAACTTATTTGCGATGAAtcttaattttgtattatttgtggtttttgaattatttcacatTATTCaaatcagcagctatctggttgctagggtccaatttaacctggtAACCAGAGAacgagagacagaaatatgaacagaggagggcctagataaaaaaaaaagattagtaaCAAAActcaataatttcttttttttattttcaaatttgactaaattcgttttcccgaatgtctaatattaaCTAAAAGAACGTTGCACAGAAAATTTGGTGCaagaaaagccacaaaaaaattcacctttTTGGAATTGTTGaagcaaaaaaatccaaattgtcACTGCAACAATTATAAAAAGTCACGTTTTTAGTACAAAAACCAACAATATttctaaagtttcgagacaaaggAAAGAACTTCCAGGAAAGGGCACtccgccattgacttctataggaaCTCGCCAAGTTTCGAATTTTTAGCcaaacgcatagtaaatctcggaaaactCACTGCTTTTTTTAAATCAAGTTTACAATAGAAatttgttagtaaattagcccctgaTATTGTAGCTTCACAAATCAatcgtttttttggctgccggggtcagtgaccccaatttgaaagctggaaagagtcagaagaggaaggcaaataattcaaaaactacataaaataaaaaacgaagaccaattgaaaagttgctaaacataggtcattctataacatactaaaagttaacctgatgtTGAAAGAAACTTCGAGGAAATCTGAAGATAAATTCCACCATTGCCAGTGGAAGTCCTTTGCTTGTTGCCTTAACTGCTTGGGGTTTTATCTTGTAATAAGATCTGCATGGGAGATACCAAATAGAAGTTTGCTTTCATTTCTGCATGGATTGAAATTattagtggtgagcaaatctgtcccgttttgcttctgcaaaaaattcacgaaacaataggaaaattcacgaaacaaacagcaaaaaatccgcaaaacgcatttgtcgcaccaCTTTTTTGCTGCACGCATCCTTTTTTGGCGTGACAC
The genomic region above belongs to Xenopus tropicalis strain Nigerian chromosome 9, UCB_Xtro_10.0, whole genome shotgun sequence and contains:
- the LOC100490967 gene encoding olfactory receptor 1019 — encoded protein: MENQTIVAEFTLMGISHLPKLEHQLFFMFLLTYLMTMSGNLLILVLILTDNHLHTPMYLFLGHLAGVDICYSQVTCPRMLLDFYSEKKTISYRSCLTQAFFFLCFVSCECFLLAVMSYDRYVAVCQPLQYIQIMSWKRCTQLLTLIWTLGSSYTLVEILFTLRLTFCGPSIIHNFFCDLPQLLTLSCTDPSLNMLLLFVLGGILSFIVFFITFLPYVYIFYTVHRIRSKNPTLKAFSTCMSHLTVVCIFYGTLCFAYLRPRSRYLDADVVVSVVYAVISPLLNPIIYSLRNGEIKRALGRVKYLLITIYME